In Desulfovibrio oxyclinae DSM 11498, a single window of DNA contains:
- a CDS encoding PAS domain-containing hybrid sensor histidine kinase/response regulator: MARNIHSPHKAAVFIAGVYALVGCLWILLSDSVLEWLVHDPELIFRLQTFKGWFYVLVTALLVYSLIQGYLNTVDKEQRKTRQNHHDLELTITAAGAGYWRWEGEEGRMFYSDQAGAILRMSPEEMPTRPSEWKERIHPDDRSAVFNQAFEHITGNSDAFSVECRMLDGNGGWIWVLGAGRVVSRNEEGAPVRAMGIIQDIAERKFAEEHVHQARRQAEQANRSKTHFLASISHELRTPLNGVLAMLQLLHGSELDEKYKEQVEVAYDSGQSLLRIINNLLSLTSAESGNLKLHEEPVNIRRVITSITRSMQVQLPDSVSMNVSIPEELPTKVITDLGKLEQILFNLLGNAIKFTHRGQIKVSVTRLHHVLHGKRHYLFMVEDTGAGIPEGKLPRVFDAFYQVLSGPNPKRPGAGLGLSIISRLVNMMNGSVCIDSEVDRGTTVAVLLPLSEDVPDEHTHEQEGTKSLRVMVTDDDRVNRIAALRFLENLGHSAVACQDARETLDTLHRERFDCVLMDIEMPEINGMDATRMIRRMRESATPPDVPVIAMTAHVLEEERHKFAQAGMDGFVAKPMELDQLRVALNRLDQEPEAESAEDISDSNSE; the protein is encoded by the coding sequence ATGGCGCGCAACATACATTCCCCGCACAAGGCCGCGGTCTTCATTGCAGGCGTCTATGCGCTTGTAGGCTGTCTCTGGATTCTCCTTTCGGACAGCGTACTCGAATGGCTGGTGCATGACCCCGAACTGATTTTCCGCCTACAGACCTTCAAGGGCTGGTTCTACGTTCTGGTCACCGCCCTGCTCGTCTACTCCCTCATTCAGGGCTATCTCAACACCGTTGATAAAGAACAGCGCAAAACACGGCAGAACCACCATGACCTCGAACTGACCATCACCGCCGCCGGAGCCGGTTACTGGAGATGGGAAGGCGAAGAAGGCCGGATGTTCTACAGCGATCAGGCCGGAGCCATCCTGCGCATGTCCCCGGAAGAAATGCCCACGCGGCCCTCGGAATGGAAGGAACGGATACACCCGGACGACCGCAGTGCCGTGTTCAATCAGGCTTTCGAGCACATCACCGGCAATTCGGATGCCTTCAGCGTGGAGTGCCGGATGCTCGACGGCAACGGCGGCTGGATATGGGTGCTGGGAGCCGGGAGGGTCGTTTCCAGAAACGAGGAAGGTGCTCCGGTTCGCGCAATGGGCATCATTCAGGACATCGCGGAGCGCAAATTCGCCGAAGAACATGTGCATCAAGCCAGACGACAGGCCGAACAGGCCAACCGCTCCAAGACCCATTTTCTCGCCAGTATAAGCCACGAGCTGCGGACACCGCTCAACGGCGTGCTGGCCATGCTCCAGCTGCTGCACGGCTCCGAGCTGGATGAAAAATACAAGGAGCAGGTGGAAGTCGCCTACGACTCGGGACAGTCGCTGCTGCGCATCATCAACAACCTGCTCAGCCTGACCAGCGCGGAATCCGGCAACCTGAAACTGCACGAGGAACCCGTCAACATCCGACGGGTGATCACCTCCATTACACGCAGCATGCAGGTCCAGCTTCCCGACAGCGTCAGCATGAACGTCAGCATCCCGGAAGAGCTGCCCACCAAGGTCATCACGGACCTCGGCAAATTGGAGCAGATTCTGTTCAACCTGCTCGGCAATGCCATCAAGTTCACGCATCGTGGGCAAATCAAGGTCAGCGTCACGCGTCTTCACCATGTCCTGCACGGCAAACGGCACTATCTTTTCATGGTGGAGGACACTGGCGCGGGCATCCCCGAGGGCAAGCTGCCCAGAGTATTCGACGCCTTTTACCAGGTGCTCAGCGGCCCCAACCCGAAACGGCCCGGAGCCGGACTCGGCCTCAGCATCATCAGTAGGCTGGTGAACATGATGAACGGCAGCGTCTGCATCGACAGCGAAGTGGACAGGGGCACCACCGTGGCCGTGTTGCTGCCGCTTTCAGAGGACGTTCCCGACGAGCATACGCACGAACAGGAGGGAACGAAGTCCCTGCGGGTAATGGTGACGGACGACGACCGCGTCAACCGCATCGCCGCCCTGCGTTTTCTGGAAAACCTCGGCCACAGCGCCGTGGCCTGTCAGGATGCCCGCGAAACACTCGACACGCTGCACAGGGAACGCTTCGACTGCGTGCTCATGGACATCGAAATGCCTGAAATCAACGGCATGGACGCCACTCGCATGATCCGCCGGATGCGTGAGAGCGCCACGCCGCCGGATGTTCCGGTCATTGCCATGACCGCTCACGTTCTGGAAGAAGAGCGGCACAAGTTCGCTCAGGCGGGTATGGACGGCTTCGTGGCCAAGCCCATGGAGCTCGACCAACTCAGGGTTGCGTTGAACAGGCTGGATCAGGAACCAGAGGCGGAAAGCGCCGAGGACATATCCGACTCCAATTCGGAATAG
- a CDS encoding ATP-binding cassette domain-containing protein, protein MALLNVKDVTLNFTGTTLLDNVSFLVEPGERVCLVGRNGEGKSTLLKIVSGDTAADSGDIALSQGANVAMLPQEVPEGIEGTVYEVACQGLGNLGRHLVAYHEASHRLQTGEGDETSLIAAMERAQAAIEAESGWEAHRTVETVISHLDLDADQQFHTLSGGNQRRALLARALVSEPDLLVLDEPTNHLDIEAIVWLEQFLKRRVKTILFVTHDRAFLRNLSTRILELDRGVLTSYDCGYEAYLERKEHDLESEERQRKNFDKKLAQEEAWIRTGIKARRTRNMGRVRELRKLREQRSQRRERPGKADMLVQEASRTGKLVTEARDLCFGYGDSPVVSGLNTAIMRGDKVGVIGPNGAGKTTLLRLLLGRLEPQSGSVRHGTNLEVVYYDQHRETLDMTKTARENIAQGADFISVGDRRVHVMGWLKRFLFTPDRAQLPVHVLSGGERNRLLLARLFTRPSNVLVMDEPTNDLDVETLALLEEILLDYSGTLLLVSHDREFLNNVATSTLALEGGGRVNEYVGGYDDWLRQRPSGQPEPASSCPPKDEKPRKEKAPARKPKLSYKDKFRLEKMAEDIKEMPGHIEELEKSIEECQEKLGDPELYKSAGTEVADLTERMESLEAELETAFAQWESMEAELTEHGMLE, encoded by the coding sequence ATGGCGCTGCTGAACGTCAAGGACGTCACCCTCAACTTCACCGGAACCACGCTGCTCGACAACGTGAGCTTCCTTGTGGAGCCGGGCGAACGCGTGTGTCTCGTGGGCCGGAACGGCGAAGGCAAATCGACGCTGCTCAAGATAGTCAGCGGAGACACTGCCGCCGACTCGGGCGACATCGCTCTTTCGCAAGGCGCCAATGTGGCCATGTTGCCGCAGGAAGTGCCGGAAGGGATCGAAGGCACAGTGTACGAGGTTGCCTGTCAGGGGCTGGGAAATCTGGGCAGGCATCTGGTCGCGTACCACGAGGCAAGCCACCGCCTGCAAACCGGCGAGGGGGACGAGACCAGCCTCATCGCCGCCATGGAGCGAGCGCAGGCCGCCATCGAGGCCGAATCAGGCTGGGAGGCGCACCGCACCGTGGAGACCGTGATATCGCACCTCGACCTTGACGCGGACCAGCAGTTCCACACGCTTTCCGGCGGCAACCAGCGCCGCGCCCTACTCGCCCGCGCCCTCGTGAGCGAGCCGGACCTGTTGGTGTTGGACGAGCCCACCAACCATCTGGACATCGAGGCCATCGTCTGGTTGGAGCAATTCCTCAAACGCCGGGTCAAGACCATTCTTTTCGTGACCCACGACCGGGCCTTTCTGCGCAACCTCTCCACCCGCATTCTCGAACTCGACCGCGGCGTGCTCACCAGCTACGACTGCGGTTACGAGGCATATCTCGAACGCAAGGAACACGACCTCGAATCCGAAGAGCGGCAGCGCAAGAACTTCGACAAAAAGCTGGCGCAGGAAGAAGCGTGGATCAGGACCGGCATCAAGGCCCGACGCACCCGCAACATGGGCCGCGTGCGCGAATTGCGCAAACTTCGCGAACAGCGCTCCCAGCGACGCGAACGGCCCGGAAAGGCGGACATGCTCGTGCAGGAGGCGTCGCGCACCGGCAAGCTCGTTACCGAAGCCCGGGACCTGTGCTTCGGCTACGGCGACTCGCCCGTGGTTTCCGGACTGAACACTGCCATCATGCGCGGAGACAAGGTCGGGGTCATCGGTCCCAACGGTGCGGGCAAGACCACCCTGCTGCGCCTGCTGCTGGGCAGACTCGAACCCCAGTCCGGATCAGTGCGCCACGGCACCAACCTCGAAGTGGTCTATTACGATCAGCACCGCGAAACCCTGGACATGACCAAGACCGCCCGCGAAAACATCGCGCAGGGGGCGGACTTCATTTCCGTCGGCGATCGGCGGGTCCACGTCATGGGCTGGCTCAAGCGCTTTCTTTTCACGCCGGACCGCGCACAGCTTCCGGTGCACGTGCTCTCCGGCGGCGAGCGAAACCGCCTGCTGCTGGCACGGCTGTTCACCCGCCCGTCCAACGTGCTGGTCATGGACGAACCTACCAACGACCTTGACGTGGAAACCCTTGCGCTGCTTGAGGAAATACTGCTCGACTACTCCGGCACCCTGCTTTTGGTCAGTCATGACCGCGAATTCCTCAACAACGTCGCCACCTCCACACTGGCGCTGGAAGGCGGTGGCCGCGTGAACGAATACGTGGGCGGCTACGACGACTGGCTCCGCCAGCGTCCCTCCGGACAGCCCGAGCCCGCTTCCTCCTGCCCGCCCAAAGATGAGAAACCACGCAAGGAAAAAGCCCCTGCCCGCAAGCCCAAACTCAGTTACAAGGACAAGTTCCGCCTGGAAAAGATGGCCGAGGACATCAAGGAGATGCCCGGTCATATCGAAGAACTGGAAAAGAGCATCGAAGAGTGTCAGGAGAAACTTGGCGATCCGGAACTCTACAAATCGGCCGGCACCGAAGTCGCGGACCTGACCGAACGGATGGAGTCGCTTGAAGCCGAGCTTGAGACGGCATTTGCCCAGTGGGAAAGCATGGAAGCCGAATTGACCGAACACGGCATGCTAGAATAA
- the rpe gene encoding ribulose-phosphate 3-epimerase, which translates to MILSPSMLSSDFANMQAELEALETAGLEWVHLDVMDGSFVPNITFGPPIIKAMRKRSNLFFDCHLMIDDPGRYIEEFASAGADLICVHAEACAHLERVCAQIVDAGCKPAVSLNPHTPLEVIKYLIPQLHMVLLMSVNPGFGGQKFIPFTMDKLRELKGMITAHGAETLIQIDGGVTPDNTPELVAAGADVLVSGSAFFKHPPYDERLKTFMAAAAKAE; encoded by the coding sequence ATGATTCTCTCCCCGTCCATGCTTTCCTCGGACTTCGCCAACATGCAGGCGGAACTTGAAGCCCTCGAAACCGCCGGACTCGAATGGGTCCATCTCGACGTGATGGACGGCAGTTTCGTGCCCAACATCACCTTCGGTCCGCCCATCATCAAGGCCATGCGCAAGCGCTCCAACCTCTTTTTCGACTGCCACCTGATGATCGATGATCCGGGCCGCTACATTGAAGAGTTCGCGAGTGCCGGGGCCGACCTCATCTGCGTGCACGCCGAGGCATGCGCCCACCTGGAGCGCGTCTGCGCACAGATTGTGGATGCAGGCTGCAAGCCTGCGGTCTCGCTCAATCCGCACACCCCGCTCGAAGTCATCAAATATCTGATCCCGCAGTTGCACATGGTGCTGCTCATGTCCGTGAACCCCGGCTTCGGCGGTCAGAAGTTCATCCCGTTCACCATGGACAAGCTGCGCGAACTCAAGGGCATGATCACCGCCCACGGCGCCGAGACGCTCATCCAGATCGACGGCGGCGTGACTCCGGACAACACCCCGGAACTGGTGGCAGCCGGTGCGGACGTCCTCGTTTCCGGCTCCGCGTTCTTCAAGCACCCGCCCTACGACGAGCGCCTCAAGACCTTCATGGCCGCCGCGGCAAAGGCCGAATAA
- a CDS encoding methyl-accepting chemotaxis protein: MFNKISMLGKQLALACITLAAAALIIFAGYRGISSVGQELTIYSNWTEIDSTMQQRVVMNLLKANNKIHIYMHSPNQPNYIQYARAMSKARGGFSRWAESVKDHPELLEQGKPVAERIKGIESAMAKYRNLVRDRKRTLVYTDNLAQDLSKKLRQSVTMVISPERQFSQADGDMEAVVRWYNMQVILEEKIAGPVNKAVAGIHEYVYSSDAKLLNAIENDLAMAGSGLFEWEDAVAGNKELEQTSKQLGDILKGLKKNLDKLTEISKQEVVIRKQINDNSQAATDAVESLISKFIAPAKAEAVESANQAESAALVGMGVMAAIAAGISLLASLFFALSVSRSLRKAERFAQSVAEGDLNAELDVHRGDEIGRIATAISRIPHNLKQVLGDFEHVAENIREGRLNTRGDETKFQGAYAEMIENANGMADTLIGLLDDLPLPVMAVDTDKNIIYMNKLGAQQGEADPDALVGAKCFEHFRTTDCNTEDCACLKAINGDEVSRSNAEARPDAGRMDIEYIGTPIHDEHGKVVGAFKIIMDQTSIKDAQKRMMESADRAEEIVSNLSSAAEQLTVQMEQIKRGAANQKSMSAEAASAMEQMSSTVIEIARNASDAAENAANANQHATDGGQVVKQVVSAIQEVQHRADAMDSSIKDLGVKVENIGDIMNVINDIADQTNLLALNAAIEAARAGEAGRGFAVVADEVRKLAEKTMQATGEVETAVSSIRTGAEQNATAIREAVTAVGQATELADNAGEALSSIVGIVATTDDRVRNIATAAEEQSATSEEVTRTVANVDEQATEMDEAMSQSASAVADLARLAAEVRTLVEELKA, translated from the coding sequence GTGTTCAACAAAATCAGCATGCTGGGCAAGCAGCTGGCGCTTGCCTGCATCACCCTCGCAGCAGCCGCACTCATCATTTTCGCCGGGTACAGGGGCATCAGTTCCGTGGGGCAGGAACTGACCATCTACAGCAACTGGACCGAAATCGACAGCACCATGCAACAGCGTGTGGTCATGAATCTTTTAAAAGCAAACAACAAGATTCATATCTACATGCATAGCCCGAACCAGCCCAACTACATTCAGTATGCGCGGGCCATGAGCAAGGCCCGTGGCGGTTTCAGCAGATGGGCCGAGTCCGTGAAGGACCACCCGGAGCTGCTGGAGCAGGGCAAACCGGTTGCCGAACGCATCAAGGGCATCGAAAGCGCCATGGCCAAATACCGCAACCTCGTCCGAGACCGGAAGAGAACGCTGGTATATACAGACAACCTCGCACAGGACCTGTCCAAAAAACTGCGCCAGTCGGTGACCATGGTCATTTCCCCCGAGCGTCAGTTCAGCCAGGCCGACGGCGACATGGAAGCCGTGGTTCGCTGGTACAACATGCAGGTCATTCTCGAAGAGAAAATCGCCGGACCGGTCAACAAGGCCGTGGCCGGGATTCATGAATACGTTTATTCCTCCGATGCCAAGCTGCTCAACGCCATTGAAAACGACCTTGCCATGGCAGGCAGCGGTCTTTTTGAATGGGAAGACGCAGTTGCCGGAAACAAGGAACTGGAACAAACCTCCAAGCAGCTCGGCGACATCCTCAAGGGACTCAAGAAGAACCTCGACAAGCTGACCGAGATCAGCAAGCAGGAAGTCGTCATTCGCAAACAGATCAACGACAACTCGCAGGCCGCGACCGATGCCGTTGAATCCCTTATCTCCAAATTCATTGCCCCGGCCAAGGCCGAAGCCGTCGAGAGCGCCAATCAGGCAGAGTCCGCCGCACTGGTCGGCATGGGTGTCATGGCCGCCATCGCTGCGGGCATCTCGCTTCTGGCCTCACTGTTCTTCGCGCTGTCCGTATCCCGCTCGCTGCGCAAGGCGGAACGCTTTGCCCAGTCCGTGGCCGAAGGCGACCTCAACGCCGAACTGGACGTCCACCGCGGCGACGAGATCGGCCGCATCGCCACCGCCATCAGCCGCATCCCGCACAACCTCAAGCAGGTGCTGGGCGACTTCGAGCACGTGGCCGAGAACATCCGCGAAGGTCGCCTGAACACGAGGGGCGACGAGACCAAGTTCCAGGGCGCGTATGCCGAGATGATCGAAAACGCCAACGGCATGGCCGACACCCTGATCGGCCTGCTGGACGACCTGCCGCTTCCGGTCATGGCCGTGGATACCGACAAGAACATCATTTACATGAACAAGCTCGGCGCACAGCAGGGCGAGGCAGACCCCGACGCGCTGGTGGGAGCCAAGTGCTTCGAGCACTTCCGGACCACAGACTGCAACACCGAAGACTGCGCCTGCCTCAAGGCCATCAACGGCGACGAGGTTTCGCGCTCCAACGCCGAAGCCCGCCCGGATGCCGGACGCATGGACATCGAATACATCGGCACGCCCATCCACGACGAACACGGCAAGGTCGTGGGCGCGTTCAAGATCATCATGGACCAGACCTCCATCAAGGATGCCCAGAAGCGCATGATGGAATCCGCCGACCGCGCCGAGGAGATCGTGTCCAACCTCTCCTCCGCCGCCGAGCAGCTCACCGTCCAGATGGAGCAGATCAAGCGCGGCGCCGCCAACCAGAAGTCCATGAGCGCCGAGGCCGCCAGCGCCATGGAGCAGATGAGCTCCACGGTCATCGAGATCGCCCGCAACGCCTCCGACGCTGCAGAGAATGCCGCCAACGCCAACCAGCACGCCACTGACGGCGGGCAGGTGGTCAAGCAGGTGGTCAGCGCCATTCAGGAAGTGCAGCACCGGGCGGACGCCATGGACAGCTCCATCAAGGATCTTGGCGTCAAGGTGGAGAACATCGGCGACATCATGAACGTCATCAACGACATCGCTGACCAGACCAACCTGCTGGCGCTCAACGCGGCCATTGAGGCTGCCCGCGCGGGCGAGGCCGGACGAGGATTCGCCGTGGTCGCGGACGAGGTTCGCAAACTGGCGGAGAAGACCATGCAAGCCACCGGCGAGGTGGAAACCGCTGTCTCTTCCATCCGCACCGGCGCGGAGCAGAACGCCACCGCCATCCGCGAAGCCGTCACGGCAGTGGGACAGGCCACGGAACTGGCGGACAACGCGGGCGAGGCCCTGTCCTCCATCGTGGGCATTGTCGCCACCACGGATGACCGGGTGCGCAACATCGCCACCGCCGCCGAGGAGCAGTCCGCTACCAGCGAGGAAGTGACCCGTACCGTGGCCAACGTGGACGAGCAAGCCACAGAGATGGACGAAGCCATGTCGCAGTCCGCTTCCGCCGTGGCCGATCTGGCCCGACTGGCCGCCGAAGTCCGCACTCTTGTGGAGGAGCTCAAGGCCTGA
- a CDS encoding AsnC family transcriptional regulator — translation MDSYDKEILNIIQSYFPLTSRPYQEIGDQVGLTEGETLARVRALKESGLIRRMGANFQSKKLGWQSTLCAASVPEEKMDEFVAEVNRHDGVTHNYLRENEFNVWFALIAPDMDAVEAILSEISEKTGIKILNLPAEKMFKIKVDFRMEK, via the coding sequence ATGGACAGTTACGACAAGGAAATCCTGAACATCATCCAGTCCTACTTCCCCCTGACCTCCCGGCCCTATCAGGAGATAGGGGATCAGGTGGGGCTGACCGAGGGCGAAACCCTTGCCCGCGTGCGCGCGCTCAAGGAGTCCGGCCTGATCCGACGCATGGGGGCCAATTTCCAATCGAAAAAGCTCGGTTGGCAGTCCACTTTGTGCGCCGCAAGCGTTCCCGAAGAGAAAATGGACGAGTTCGTGGCGGAAGTGAACCGACATGACGGCGTCACGCACAACTATCTGCGCGAGAACGAGTTCAACGTCTGGTTCGCACTCATCGCCCCGGACATGGACGCCGTGGAGGCGATTCTCTCAGAAATTTCCGAAAAAACCGGAATTAAGATTCTGAACCTCCCCGCCGAAAAAATGTTCAAAATCAAGGTAGATTTTCGAATGGAGAAATAG
- the ahbD gene encoding heme b synthase, translating to MHGNKGCPPEGHPGGHPGGNPHGKGHPGAETKPKMTLEDGSPVCRLVAWEVTRSCNLACKHCRAEAHVEPYEGELSTEQAKALIDTFPEVGNPIIIFTGGEPMMRHDVYELIAYAKSKGLRCVMAPNGTLITPETAAKMKEAGIERCSISIDAPTAAQHDEFRGEIGAFDKAMQGIQYLKDAGIEFQLNTTVTRDNLPFFKDIFHLCEDLGAAAWHIFLLVPTGRAEELGTQVITADEYEEVLNWFYDFRKTTSMQLKATCAPHYHRILRQRAKEEGVPVNFENFGLDAVSRGCLGGVGFCFISHRGRVQPCGYLDLDCGNVLETPFPELWRNTPHFKNLRNPDVYEGKCGHCEYERVCGGCRARAQTMKGSYLEAEPLCSYQPKKKPKGE from the coding sequence ATGCACGGAAACAAGGGCTGCCCGCCCGAAGGGCACCCCGGAGGCCATCCCGGCGGTAACCCGCACGGCAAGGGCCATCCCGGAGCCGAGACCAAACCGAAGATGACGCTTGAGGACGGCAGTCCGGTCTGCCGCCTCGTGGCCTGGGAAGTCACCCGCTCCTGCAACCTCGCCTGCAAACACTGCCGGGCCGAGGCGCACGTGGAACCCTACGAGGGCGAGCTGTCCACCGAACAGGCCAAGGCGCTGATCGACACCTTCCCTGAGGTGGGCAACCCCATCATCATCTTCACTGGCGGCGAACCCATGATGCGCCACGACGTGTATGAACTCATCGCCTACGCCAAGAGCAAGGGCCTGCGTTGCGTCATGGCACCCAACGGCACGCTGATCACCCCGGAAACCGCCGCGAAGATGAAGGAAGCGGGCATCGAACGCTGCTCCATCTCCATTGACGCGCCCACGGCCGCGCAACACGACGAATTCCGTGGAGAAATCGGCGCGTTCGACAAGGCCATGCAGGGCATCCAGTACCTCAAGGACGCGGGCATCGAGTTCCAACTCAACACCACCGTCACCCGCGACAACCTGCCCTTCTTCAAGGACATCTTCCACCTTTGCGAAGACCTCGGAGCCGCAGCGTGGCACATCTTCCTGCTGGTCCCCACCGGTCGCGCCGAAGAGCTCGGCACACAGGTGATCACCGCCGACGAGTACGAGGAAGTGCTCAACTGGTTCTACGACTTCCGCAAAACCACCAGCATGCAGCTCAAGGCCACCTGTGCGCCGCACTACCACCGCATCCTGCGTCAGCGGGCCAAGGAGGAAGGCGTGCCGGTGAACTTCGAAAACTTCGGGCTGGATGCGGTGAGTCGCGGCTGCCTCGGCGGCGTTGGCTTCTGCTTCATCTCCCACCGCGGACGGGTACAGCCCTGCGGTTATCTCGACCTTGACTGCGGCAACGTGCTGGAGACTCCCTTCCCGGAGCTGTGGCGCAACACGCCTCATTTCAAGAACCTGCGCAACCCCGACGTCTACGAGGGCAAGTGCGGGCACTGCGAGTACGAGCGGGTTTGCGGCGGCTGCCGGGCACGCGCCCAGACCATGAAAGGCAGCTACCTTGAGGCCGAGCCGCTGTGCTCCTACCAGCCCAAGAAGAAGCCCAAGGGGGAATGA
- the hemB gene encoding porphobilinogen synthase: MSFLDFHRGRRLRTSASMRELVRENEVRPQDLMMPYFVVETDDKDFRKPIGSMPGQHQLSMKQLKKRVGEAVAMGMKSCILFGIPAEKDPEGSQAYADEGIVQESIRMLKDAYPDLIVAADTCLCEFTSHGHCGLLSPSGEVLNDPTLDLLAQTALSQVRAGADIVAPSDMMDGRVAAIRDTLDEAGFVNTPIMSYAVKYASAFYGPFREAAENSPTSGDRKSYQMDPANRREALREAEADIAEGADILMVKPGLPYLDVIRSLRENFDAPVAAYQVSGEYSMIKAAAQNGWMDGDAVMMESLISFKRAGAELILTYFTEDALRLLNG; encoded by the coding sequence ATGTCGTTTCTCGACTTCCATCGCGGCCGCAGGCTGCGCACATCCGCCTCCATGCGCGAGCTGGTGCGTGAAAACGAAGTGCGGCCGCAGGATCTGATGATGCCTTACTTCGTCGTCGAAACCGACGACAAGGACTTCCGCAAGCCCATCGGCTCCATGCCCGGCCAGCATCAGCTCTCCATGAAACAGCTGAAAAAGCGCGTGGGCGAAGCCGTGGCCATGGGCATGAAGAGCTGCATCCTCTTCGGGATTCCTGCCGAAAAGGATCCCGAAGGCTCGCAGGCCTATGCGGACGAAGGCATCGTTCAGGAATCCATCCGCATGCTCAAGGACGCCTACCCGGACCTGATCGTGGCCGCCGACACCTGCCTGTGCGAGTTTACCTCCCACGGGCACTGTGGCCTGCTCAGCCCTTCCGGCGAAGTGCTCAACGATCCCACCCTCGACCTGCTGGCGCAGACCGCGCTCTCGCAGGTTCGCGCCGGGGCCGACATCGTGGCCCCGTCCGACATGATGGACGGGCGCGTGGCCGCCATCCGCGACACGCTCGACGAGGCCGGATTCGTGAACACGCCCATCATGAGCTACGCAGTCAAGTACGCATCGGCCTTTTACGGTCCGTTCCGCGAAGCCGCGGAAAACAGCCCCACCAGCGGCGACCGCAAGAGCTACCAGATGGACCCGGCCAACCGCCGCGAAGCCCTTCGCGAAGCCGAAGCCGACATCGCGGAAGGCGCGGACATCCTTATGGTCAAGCCCGGCTTGCCGTATCTGGACGTCATCCGCTCCCTGCGCGAGAACTTCGACGCTCCCGTGGCCGCCTATCAGGTCAGCGGGGAATACAGCATGATCAAGGCCGCCGCGCAGAACGGCTGGATGGACGGCGACGCGGTGATGATGGAATCGCTGATATCCTTCAAGCGCGCCGGGGCCGAACTGATTCTGACCTACTTCACCGAGGACGCCCTGAGGCTCCTCAACGGGTAA
- the ahbC gene encoding 12,18-didecarboxysiroheme deacetylase yields MIGISKLYCGTVEPSDALRYGRESGKLPSHLLQFAEDKKPVVVWNMTQRCNLKCVHCYAQAVDPSAHKDPIDTDKAKEIIDDLAQFGAPVMLFSGGEPLVREDLPELASYATEQGMRAVISTNGTLITKKKAKELKEVGLSYVGISLDGAEEVHDKFRGVKGSYKQALKGVENCQAEGLKVGLRFTINKWNAPEVPHLFRLLEDMEIPRICFYHLVYSGRGSELIKEDLSHQETRDIVDLIMDETRALFEKGKEKEVLTVDNHADGPYVYFRLLKENPERAKEVLELLKWNEGNSSGRGIGCISWDGKVHADQFMRHHTFGNVLERPFSEIWTDSNIDLLHKMKDKRPHVKGRCAQCRFLNICGGNFRARAEAYYDDFWAQDPACYLTDEEISGEPL; encoded by the coding sequence ATGATCGGCATTTCGAAACTATACTGTGGTACCGTGGAGCCTTCGGACGCCCTGCGCTACGGTCGCGAGTCCGGCAAGCTTCCCTCCCACCTCCTCCAGTTCGCCGAGGACAAAAAGCCTGTCGTGGTCTGGAACATGACCCAGCGGTGCAACCTCAAATGCGTGCACTGTTATGCGCAGGCCGTGGACCCCAGCGCACACAAGGACCCCATCGACACCGACAAGGCCAAGGAAATCATCGACGACCTCGCCCAGTTCGGCGCTCCGGTCATGCTCTTCTCCGGCGGCGAACCGCTGGTACGCGAAGACCTGCCGGAACTGGCCAGCTACGCCACCGAACAGGGCATGCGCGCCGTCATTTCCACCAACGGCACCCTCATCACCAAGAAGAAAGCCAAGGAACTCAAGGAAGTCGGCCTGTCCTACGTGGGCATCTCCCTTGACGGCGCCGAAGAGGTGCACGACAAGTTCCGCGGCGTGAAGGGCTCCTACAAGCAGGCTCTCAAGGGCGTCGAGAACTGTCAGGCCGAGGGCCTGAAGGTCGGTCTGCGTTTCACCATCAACAAGTGGAACGCCCCCGAAGTTCCCCACCTCTTCCGCCTGTTGGAAGACATGGAGATCCCCCGCATCTGTTTCTACCACCTCGTCTACTCCGGACGCGGTTCCGAGCTCATCAAGGAAGACCTCTCCCATCAGGAAACCCGCGACATCGTGGACCTGATCATGGACGAGACCCGCGCCCTGTTCGAAAAGGGCAAGGAAAAGGAAGTCCTTACCGTGGACAACCACGCCGACGGACCCTACGTCTACTTCCGACTGCTCAAGGAAAATCCCGAGCGCGCCAAGGAAGTTCTGGAACTGCTCAAGTGGAACGAGGGCAACTCCTCGGGACGCGGCATCGGCTGCATCTCCTGGGACGGCAAGGTTCACGCGGACCAGTTCATGCGTCACCACACCTTCGGCAACGTGCTGGAGCGCCCGTTCTCCGAGATCTGGACCGACAGCAACATCGACCTGCTGCACAAGATGAAGGACAAACGTCCCCACGTGAAGGGCCGCTGTGCCCAGTGCCGCTTCCTGAACATCTGCGGCGGCAACTTCCGCGCCCGCGCCGAAGCCTACTATGACGACTTCTGGGCGCAGGATCCGGCATGTTACCTCACCGACGAGGAAATCTCCGGCGAACCGCTGTAG